The Molothrus aeneus isolate 106 chromosome 11, BPBGC_Maene_1.0, whole genome shotgun sequence genome segment CTGAAAATGACCTAGAAGAGAGCCCTAAGGGGGGATTAGATATATTGAAGTCTTTAGAGAACACGGTTACATCAGCTATAAACAAAGCCCAGAATGGCACACCGAGCTGGGGTGGCTACCCCAGCATTCATGCTGCCTACCAGCTGCCTAATATGATGAAGTTGTCGTTGGGCTCATCTGGGAAGAGTACACCCTTAAAACCTATGTTTGGAAACAATGAACTAGTGTCACCAACTAAAAACCAGCCCTTAGTGTCTCCACCCAGCAGTCAGACCTCACCTGTGCCAAAAACAAACTTTCATGCCATGGAAGAATTGGTGAAGAAGGTCACTGAGAAGGTGGCTAAAGTGGAGGAGAAGATGAAGGAGCCCGAAGGAAAGCTCTCTCCACTGAAGCGTGCGACGCCTTCGCCGTGCAGCAGCGAAGTCAGTGAACCCCTTAAGATGGAGCCCCCCAGTGATGGTGGCTTTAAAAGCCAGCAGAACAGCCCAGTTCCTCAGAGAGATGGTTGCAAAGACAGCCCAACTGTAGAACctgtggaaaatgggaaagagcCTGTGAAATCCATTGTAGGCTCTTTAAGTAGCAGCACAGCCATCATCACTGACCACCCTCCCGAACAGCCATTTGTAAATCCATTAAGTGCACTACAATCTGTCATGAACATTCACCTTGGCAAGGCAGCAAAGCCATCTTTGCCCGCTCTGGATCCAATGAgcatgctttttaaaatgagcAACAGTTTGGCAGAAAAGGCTGCAGTGGCCACCCCACCTCTACAGTCCAAAAAATCAGACCACTTAGACCGTTATTTTTATCATGTCAACAATGACCAACCCATAGATTTGACGAAAGGCAAGAGTGACAAAAGCTGCTCTTTGGGTTCAGCGCTTTTGTCATCCACATCGACATCTTCTGCATCTTCTTCATCTACAGTGACAACAGCAAAGACATCTGCAGTCGTGTCATTCATGTCAAACTCGCCGCTACGCGAGAATGCCTTGTCAGATATATCTGATATGCTGAAGAACCTGACAGAAAGTCACACATCAAAATCTTCCACACCTTCCAGCATATCTGAGAAATCTGACATTGATGGTACCACAATAGAGGAACCAGAAGAGAGTACACCAGCTCAGAAAAGGAAGGGACGTCAGTCTAACTGGAACCCTCAGCACTTGCTCATATTGCAGGCCCAGTTTGCAGCCAGCTTACGGCAGACTTCAGAGGGGAAATACATCATGTCAGACTTGAGCCCTCAAGAAAGAATGCACATTTCCAGGTTTACGGGACTCTCAATGACCACAATTAGCCACTGGCTGGCCAATGTGAAATACCAGCTCCGAAGGACGGGGGGAACTAAGTTCCTTAAAAATTTGGACACTGGGCACCCAGTGTTCTTTTGTAATGACTGTGCTTCACAGATCAGAACTCCTTCAACTTATATCAGTCATCTTGAATCGCATCTGGGTTTCAGGTTAAGAGACTTGTCCAAACTGTCCAGTGAACAGATTAACAATCAGATAGCACAAGCAAAGTCACCGTCTGAAAAACTGGTGACGTCCTCTCCAGAGGAAGATATCGGAACTTCTTATCAGTGCAAACTTTGTAACAGGACTTTTGCAAGCAAGCATGCTGTTAAACTTCATCTTAGTAAAACACATGGGAAGTCACCAGAGGATCATCT includes the following:
- the TSHZ3 gene encoding teashirt homolog 3, with translation MPRRKQQAPRRAAAYVSDELKAAALVEEDVEPDENAVDGEPSAKYACPEKDFSKNCQSYQNSPAAEFSSHEMDSESHISETSDRMADFESSSIKNEEESKEVSIPLEDSTVSDSLEQMKAVYNNFLSNSYWSNLNLNLHQPISEKNNGSSSSSSSSSSSCGSGSFDWHQTAMAKTLQQVSQSRILPEPSLFSTVQLYRQSSKLYGSIFTGASKFRCKDCSAAYDTLVELTVHMNETGHYRDDNHETDNNNPKRWSKPRKRSLLEMEGKEDAQKVLKCMYCGHSFESLQDLSVHMIKTKHYQKVPLKEPVTPVAAKIIPATRKKASLELELPSSPDSTAGTPKATISDSNDALQKNSNPYITPNNRYGHQNGASYAWHFEARKSQILKCMECGSSHDTLQELTAHMMVTGHFIKVTNSAMKKGKPIIEAPATPTITSLVDEKVQSVPLAATTFTSPSNTPSSVSPKLNVEIKKEVDKERVIADDKIKDKEKSSEDEEKYDISSKYHYLTENDLEESPKGGLDILKSLENTVTSAINKAQNGTPSWGGYPSIHAAYQLPNMMKLSLGSSGKSTPLKPMFGNNELVSPTKNQPLVSPPSSQTSPVPKTNFHAMEELVKKVTEKVAKVEEKMKEPEGKLSPLKRATPSPCSSEVSEPLKMEPPSDGGFKSQQNSPVPQRDGCKDSPTVEPVENGKEPVKSIVGSLSSSTAIITDHPPEQPFVNPLSALQSVMNIHLGKAAKPSLPALDPMSMLFKMSNSLAEKAAVATPPLQSKKSDHLDRYFYHVNNDQPIDLTKGKSDKSCSLGSALLSSTSTSSASSSSTVTTAKTSAVVSFMSNSPLRENALSDISDMLKNLTESHTSKSSTPSSISEKSDIDGTTIEEPEESTPAQKRKGRQSNWNPQHLLILQAQFAASLRQTSEGKYIMSDLSPQERMHISRFTGLSMTTISHWLANVKYQLRRTGGTKFLKNLDTGHPVFFCNDCASQIRTPSTYISHLESHLGFRLRDLSKLSSEQINNQIAQAKSPSEKLVTSSPEEDIGTSYQCKLCNRTFASKHAVKLHLSKTHGKSPEDHLLYVSELEKQ